DNA from Vitis vinifera cultivar Pinot Noir 40024 chromosome 19, ASM3070453v1:
GATTCTTAACTACAAATCATGAGAGTATGAAACTACAATAGCTTCTTTAAAATGAGACCATCATCAAAACCAAGACCACCAGAAAGCCACCGAGAATGAAACCATTGGATGTATAACCGTATGTAGTTGGACACAGTGATGGTTGTCAATACCTCTAGCTCATGCAGCTTTGCCTCAAGTTTCAACTGATTCTCAAGTTTCTTCTGCCTAACCCGACCTTCTTGAGCCATACAATGCCGCCTGGCACTAATCTGAGCCTGTATTCTGCTCCATGCATGTATGTAGCTCAATGTGGTTGAAGCCTGCTTCCTAACAATATCGCCTTGTGTCATCACCTGAAATCTCACTGTCCCTCTCAAACGGTGCAGGTTTTTTCTTGCCTGCAAACAACATGAAAACGAATCACAAACACGAAATTCACTAGCTAATTTTGATGTTCTACTCTTGTGATACAACTGAATCCAATCCACAGATATATTTAAATGTTGGAAGTATTAAAGATCTGGGTGTGATGAACTTAGGCAGAATATCAATCTTCAGACCAGAAACAGAAAGCAAACATACCTTATATGCCCGGTATGttgtttgaatttgaattgCAGCTCTCTCCTCAACTGGAATCTTATGAACACCGGCACTTTTACCCAAAGCGCCATTGGCAAGACTGCTCGACTCCTTATCAATATGGTGCTTCCCCTTGGAGTTGCTTGATTTTTCGGTGGTTGAGTGCACCTATGTCACAGAAATTATGGGGTTATCTAGTGTTAAAGAGGGAATTTATGTCACAAAAGTATTGGAAATGTTCCGAAGAAGACTAACCTTTGCTGGTTTAGATCTATCTTCCTTCACTTTCCTTAGGCTAATTATCATCTTAAACCAGCCTCCCGCACCCATTCCTATCAATCAGGATGCTGAAATATTTACAAACCCTTGTGTAGATCAAGcaaaaaatcatcaaatcatCATGAGAGGTTTCAGGTTAACCAAATGTTTGATACTATATTAAATTTACCAATTTGACCCAAAAACTTAAGCTGCTAGGTAATAGGTCAATGATATGCACTAAGTTAAGGCCCAAGACCTTAAGAAAGATCATTTGACCCCATGTTAGTCTTCAAGCATGCTTCTTGGCACCCATAAAACAAATCAAACTATGGCTTGAAGAGCCAGAAAACCTAATCATCATTGTTGCTTAGAACTACCAGTCTTGAATCTAGTTACTCTCTTATGTTCTCTCTCAGAAGCTCATGTTTGTTGGCTATTATCTAATAGTTTAAGCTTTTGGATCAAATTGATAGTTTAACATTCAAAATGTAACTCATTAGACATATAGTAGGAACCTGCAGCAGCACGAGAAAGCtataaacaatgtccaaaataaggGATGATAGTGTGACAAAACCTCTATAGATGTATAATCACctgaaaaaaaatcatcaaaaaattaacaaaatagttAAAGGCttcaacaataattaaaaacaaaccCACCCATATATTCCATGTTAGAAAAGGAATGAGTATTGCTGAGAACTCAGCTTTCAGACAAAATTTTGGATCTGcagagaaaaatgaataaacattGCAGTACCCAATTCATTTTTACCTCAAAATCTCAAGTTCTCCCCCCCTCCATAAACACATTTTTATACAACACCATTATCATAAAGAGATTAAAAGCAATAGATAAATCAAGAAACTGGGAAAGAAAATTTGCAGACACATACCAGGGAAGAAGAAAGGTATGGGGTTGGGAAGAAAGGTGGGTGGGTAGTAATAGGAGGAGTAGGAGAAgtagaaaagaagaaagttgaGAGAGAAGAGTGCTTTCGACATGGCCCATCGCCAGCTTCAACCCATTGGAAGCTGGTGTTTGATCTTTTGGAAGTTCAACTGTCAACAACACTAAGGGCTGGGTTGGAAATCTGCTGGTGCTTGAGCCACCAAACAGTGGTAGTCTCACCCTCAAATACTTAGAAGTTAGAATGAAgcagcccaaaaaaaaaaagtttattagattgtttttttgtgaaatatttGATTAGTCATCTTTAAATAGAGGATTTTATGGTGCGATGTGGTTTAGGACACCGTGGGGTAACACGGAGACTTAAAAGATATGTTTGATTAGTTGAATATAACATGACATAGAATAAGAAATGGAATAATTTATCAGTTATTTATCTTATgttcaatcaaatataaattaagataaatggtagaatatatatttatatataaaaaaagtaatgggatatatctatatatcataTCCTTATGTTAATCCTAAGCTAAGATGTCcatgtattataaatttatttatttttattcattttttatttttatattacttattttgtaaaataattttttttataaaattaaatatatggttaaaaaagaaaaacaaaaaaaaaatatttataaaatatattgcaaaacaatattaatatatgtattatatatataattatttttatatattgaataacatagtataaaatttttatttataaagttcaaatattttaattatgaatatttttaaacgtaaaagaaatttcatattttttttaaaatagaaaatattagaatacaatataatttttattttaagcaatgaaaaataatatatttttcatttgatttttttactcattttaCAAGCTAAGtataaatatcatattaaatatgttatctTAAGATATCATCTCTATTAAGTTTAATATCCAAGGATACGATATTCCATTATAGATCATATCGTAAAATATGCATTTCCTATTCAATGATATACAATATCCTAAAATGCATATATCCTATCATATCTTATTTCATCAACCAAATGTAgtataatgaaattataaaaacaaatgcaAGTTGGCATATGACTAATACATCAATAATTATTGTGGAATATATGACTTCAATAAATGTTGTGCAAGCTACAAAGAACAATGAATTCTTAAACCTAAAGATcgaaaacaattcaaaaatagTGATAAGTTGTTGTAATAAAAAGAGCAACACTCTTACTTCTATTATGTCAATAATGAAGGATATTTAGAAGATAGTtcaagatttaaatatttataattgttatcatattttataaggAAGCAAATAGAATAACATATGCTTAGTTGAGGAAGGTATTtgtaatacaaaatttattatttagagaTCAATTTTTCCTAGAGATATCGCAaagttttgatttgaaaattattgcGACTCATCTTTCGATATAATTTGTAGATACTTTGTTTCATCATctctttccatgtaaaaaacaaaacttgGGGACCATTAGAGGGTGATCAtcgtaaaaatatttttaatctataacTTTTATAGGTaacacttttataaaataaaaaaaaacatgtatgtTTGTTAGtatattacataaaaaattgatttttacaagaaatatatatcaaatgCTATtccaaaaatcatttcaaatgatttttagaTTATTAAAGATACTTTTTGAGAATTTTGTCAAGTACCTCATGTAAGAAATCCATTttcaaacattagaaaatagGTCAGGCCacaatacaaaaatttatttatttttggtagGTACTAAAAAGACATGTGAtgttatttatacattttttaagtCTCATTATTTGTACTTTTGTCCTATTCTTTTGTATCTCTGAGTTATTTGTAATCTTGTTGAACAATTTAAATCTCACCATAAATATTGAACAATCTTGATTTTGACTTTGATAGATACCTTTATGGTAAgttagtgtttttaaaaaacatgtagAATCTTTATAGcattttttaatagatttttagAGTTTGTCTGGAAGCGATtttggttaaaatatttttgttaatattgtttttatgagaagcatttttttaaaaataaaaaataaaaaaaatagcttagagtttgtataatttttttttaaacaagtgttttcttagtatttttggCAATATATTATCTaacaaaaatgtaatttttcatatttttaaacatgtgtcaaatacttaatttttataataagcAATTTTAGAGTGTATTTGGCAGTAATTCTAAAAAACGGTTTTagtatttcttatatttaaaatttttaatattttaagtattaaaaaaattagaaacactcTCTAGAATAACTATTAAAAGCATTCTTAATCTCTTTGGTATTAATCAAAttgtaaagaaaaaataggTTAATATTGCAAAGGTTAAAGCATaggatgttttttgttttttgtttctaaaatgaGAGCcccaatttgttttcatttttaggtGACAAGATTTTATTGAGAAACTTGATAGGATGATTGGTTGAGACCACCCATCTCTGGTGTTGCCACCTACATGTGAAAATTTTTGGGTTCATAATGACAGGAGAACATACAATGTTACAACACtataaaatgggctttgggtccTGTACATGAGATGTGATGGTGTAACTATAAATGGCCCAATCTCACTATAAGTGGAGCAGGTTAGCCCTCTCCCCCTTCTCACTTTCTCATACACCTAGCTCTCGAATTAATTTTCCCAACTCAAAAAATTTCTATCTCAGATTTTGAGCCTTTAGGGAAGAGAGGAGATAGGGCTCACAACTTGTGGAGAAGACAACCCCTCTAGCTTCATTTTCTGCTTTCTTAAAAAACGAAGAAAACGAAGTCGAAGCTCACCTAGAGTACCAAAATCCGAGGTCTAAAGACTTTGGTTTTATTTGGATTTCTTGttttctagtaaaaaaaaaaaaaaaccctaaatttttAGGTTTTATATGCTCGAATTCCTCTTTCTTGTTCTTGTTTGAAATCTTCATGTAATTGGTTATTTTCAAAGCCAAATCGATATGAAAACAATGAATGATTCACATAGATTTCATTTATGTGTT
Protein-coding regions in this window:
- the LOC100253850 gene encoding protein IQ-DOMAIN 10; this translates as MGAGGWFKMIISLRKVKEDRSKPAKVHSTTEKSSNSKGKHHIDKESSSLANGALGKSAGVHKIPVEERAAIQIQTTYRAYKARKNLHRLRGTVRFQVMTQGDIVRKQASTTLSYIHAWSRIQAQISARRHCMAQEGRVRQKKLENQLKLEAKLHELEVEWCGGSETMEEILSRIQQREEAAVKRERAMAYAFSHQWRANNSQYLGHTYYDLGKENWGWSWMERWIAARPWETRVHAQSTLPKKAQTKHVIKVGKITNPQTMKTPVLVRPALSNGKGTTKPAAQEAVTTAVSSSRSEAEEANTKHEQIIT